In Papaver somniferum cultivar HN1 chromosome 1, ASM357369v1, whole genome shotgun sequence, a genomic segment contains:
- the LOC113339010 gene encoding bifunctional riboflavin biosynthesis protein RIBA 1, chloroplastic-like codes for MASSLNPSCPMITTLSHSLGKKYDNRFNGIRCENSIGTNATTSKFSMIRLSNSRKGDSTVRAVVVSGDEHTKLSGAIDTLAADMIPITDDFFMHKDEPDWDTPTCGFASVDEAIEDIRQGKMVIVVDDEDRENEGDLIMAAELATPEAMAFIVKHGTGIVCVSMQGEDLDRLQLPLMVQTKENEEKLCTAFTVTVDAKHGTTTGVSAEDRAKTVLTLASRDSKPEDFNRPGHIFPLRYMEGGVLRRAGHTEASVDLAVLSGFDPVAVICEIVDDDDGSMARLPKLREFAQRENLKIISIADLIRYRRKSDKLVERSSVARIPTTWGSFDAYCYKSLLDGIEHIAMVKGDIGDGENILVRVHSECLTGDIFRSARCDCGDQLALAMKQIEEAGKGVLVYLRGHEGRGIGLGLKLRAYNLQDDGRDTVEANEELGLPVDAREYGIGAQILRDVGVQSMKLMTNNPTKYVGLKGYGLSVVGRVPLLTPVTKDNHRYLETKRKRMGHVYNFEFNGRLNIDLLTGNEKQ; via the exons ATGGCGTCTTCTCTCAACCCATCTTGCCCTATGATCACCACTCTCTCCCATTCACT AGGGAAAAAATATGATAACCGGTTCAATGGGATAAGATGTGAGAACTCAATCGGAACAAATGCAACCACATCGAAGTTTTCCATGATTAGACTGAGTAATTCACGCAAAGGCGACAGTACAGTTAGAGCTGTAGTTGTTTCTGGGGATGAACATACTAAATTATCTGGTGCAATTGATACACTGGCAGCAGATATGATTCCTATAACCGATGATTTCTTTATGCACAAGGATGAGCCTGATTGGGATACGCCAACGTGCGGATTTGCTTCCGTAGATGAGGCCATTGAAGATATTCGTCAAGGAAAG ATGGTCATTGTGGTGGATGACGAAGACAGAGAAAATGAAGGAGATCTAATAATGGCAGCAGAACTAGCAACGCCTGAAGCTATGGCGTTCATTGTAAAGCATGGAACTGGAATTGTGTGTGTCAGCATGCAAGGAGAAGACTTGGATAGGTTACAGCTTCCTTTAATGGTTCAGACAAAAGAGAATGAGGAGAAGCTTTGTACAGCATTCACAGTAACAGTG GATGCAAAACATGGTACAACCACGGGAGTGTCCGCTGAAGATAGAGCAAAGACGGTCTTGACACTTGCATCAAGAGATTCTAAACCCGAGGATTTCAACCGTCCAGGACATATCTTCCCTTTGAGGTATATGGAAGGAGGTGTTCTTCGAAGAGCTGGGCATACTGAAGCATCTGTTGATCTTGCAGTCTTGTCTGGGTTTGACCCTGTTGCAGTTATATGTGAGATCGTTGATGATGACGATGGTTCCATGGCAAGATTACCAAAGCTTCGTGAATTTGCACAGAGAGAGAACTTGAAAATCATATCGATTGCTGATTTAATCAG ATATAGAAGGAAGTCAGATAAATTGGTCGAACGATCCTCTGTGGCACGAATACCAACCACATGGGGATCTTTCGATGCCTACTGTTACAAGTCACTGCTAGATGGAATTGAGCATATAGCCATGGTGAAA GGTGATATCGGGGATGGTGAAAACATTCTTGTAAGAGTGCACTCCGAATGCCTTACAGGAGACATATTTAGGTCGGCAAGATGTGATTGTGGGGATCAGCTTGCACTTGCCATGAAACAAATTGAAGAAGCTGGAAAGGGTGTGCTGGTGTATCTTCGTGGACATGAAGGAAGGGGAATTGGTCTTGGCCTCAAGCTTCGTGCGTACAACTTGCAGGATGATGGGAGGGACACAGTAGAAGCTAATGAAGAGCTTGGATTACCTGTTGATGCACGAGAATACGGCATTGGTGCTCAG ATATTACGAGATGTCGGGGTACAATCGATGAAGTTGATGACAAACAATCCAACAAAGTATGTTGGGCTAAAAGGTTATGGTTTGTCTGTTGTAGGCAGAGTTCCATTGTTGACTCCAGTCACCAAGGATAACCACAGATATTTGGAGACGAAACGGAAAAGAATGGGGCATGTATACAACTTTGAATTTAATGGTCGGCTTAATATTGATCTCCTTACTGGTAATGAGAAGCAGTAA
- the LOC113273364 gene encoding uncharacterized protein LOC113273364 — protein sequence MENLHQITIPNWLLKPIPILPTKKRVRKDYAVKNTIYAVCEEIIPVFEAKSTYLPLMGSENTFLNGEDTEFSSTSNNGIDDYPPGFEPQLTSPGTSYDACSTNPDSVIESQPMIPLKLRNEIKSLGISVEVIASPASRPRRSVHSKAWDIQQICGYKNVGWTMQQSFGSSGGTPSTVLWLKLQALKEKLKVWNKEVFGYTNTKLKSILSGIQTLDDLAEDNNLNEEEQNWLHEGDRNTSFFISNASARRRYNRIRKLYIGDELVSDKTRLQKHIVGYDKTLFSEEEIIRPDLEGIDFDSITSTEADILEADFTEEEVLHAIRDLGKDKEPGPDGFSIVFFQKCWHFIKGDIMGTVNEFCTTGTIYSKHNSTFITLVPKKDHIESIKDCRPICLLTSVYKIIAKVLASRLQLVMDKLISPVQCAYIHGRQIIDGTLIANELVESRLRSVIPGIICKIDLEKAFDRINWRYLEFVLLKMGFSRKWCNWLRFFYSTSSFSVIINGSSFGYFTSSRGVRQGFPVSPLLFNIVMEGFSRYIDRVDNQGLNSGFSVAPTGIVVNHLHHADDTIFFLKDNKEELHNLFSALYCFEYIAGLKVNTLKTRLVAVGVVPDLTLWAEELGCSLDNLPFMYLGMPLGAKYNSIRISDPIIEKFDARLSVWRRIRGEAPSSVIKILEKKMRNFLWEYKDGAKLSHLVNWDIVRANKNRGGLGVCNLKIMNLALLAKWCWRFGVEKSKLWYRIIEDKYGKDFSFWVPGKVSQSYGVSCWRAIVESGGFISDHSNLFLHSGTVITFWNDYWCGHQPLSSICPKLFKLTRNKNACIADMISSEGNWQFDFRRVLSYAEAQEYGMLIATIGDIPPVRDGLTDTRRWKLHPSGVFTVKSLDSQLVAENGVPHFPTHFIWQQAIPPKICLLMWCLVHGKLNTIDTLQRKHMSLHNDCALCGGGEESQNHLFLHCKIAYKIWCNLTPTTGWSWVLPGSMRALEDTWITQHFSQSGNYIWNLIPAAIVHTIWKERNCRRFEPTHLFKTDNDLILEVKTLVLTWDEAAGYRVHQNCSYTVLSNWEALFL from the exons ATGGAAAATCTACATCAGATTACCATACCCAACTGGTTACTAAAACCCATTCCTATTCTTCCAACAAAAAAACGAGTTCGAAAAGACTATGCAGTGAAGAATACAATCTATGCTGTATGTGAGGAGATTATTCCGGTGTTTGAAGCAAAATCTACTTACCTGCCTCTCATGGGTTCAGAGAATACTTTCTTGAATGGAGAGGATACAGAATTCTCTAGTACCTCTAACAATGGCATAGATGATTACCCACCTGGATTTGAGCCACAACTGACATCACCTGGCACATCATATGACGCTTGCTCTACTAATCCAGACTCTGTCATTGAGTCACAGCCAATGATCCCTCTCAAATTGCGGAATGAGATAAAGAGTCTTGGTATTTCAGTCGAGGTTATTGCTTCTCCTGCTTCCAGGCCAAGAAGGTCTGTCCATTCTAAGG CATGGGATATCCAACAAATATGTGGTTATAAGAATGTGGGATGGACAATGCAACAATCTTTCGGCAGCTCAGGAG gtactccTAGCACAGTGCTCTGGTTGAAGTTACAAGCACTTAAAGAAAAGTTGAAGGTATGGAACAAAGAAGTTTTTGGATATACAAATACTAAACTGAAATCTATTCTCTCTGGAATTCAAACTCTTGATGACTTGGCTGAAGATAATAACTTAAATGAAGAGGAGCAAAAT TGGTTACATGAGGGTGATAGAAACACTTCTTTCTTCATCAGCAATGCTTCTGCCAGGCGTAGATATAACAGAATCAGGAAACTCTACATTGGGGATGAGTTGGTTTCTGATAAAACTAGGTTGCAAAAACATATAGTAGGTTATGACAAAACTCTTTTCTCCGAAGAAGAGATCATTCGACCTGATCTggaagggattgactttgattCAATTACCTCCACCGAAGCTGATATCCTAGAAGCTGATTTTACTGAGGAGGAGGTTTTGCATGCTATTAGAGACTTGGGAAAAGACAAAGAACCTGGTCCGGACGGTTTCTCTATTGTTTTCTTCCAGAAGTGTTGGCACTTTATCAAAGGTGATATCATGGGTACTGTGAACGAATTTTGCACTACAGGTACTATTTACTCTAAACACAACTCTACTTTCATCACTCTAGTGCCTAAAAAAGATCATATTGAGTCTATCAAGGACTGCAGACCTATTTGTCTGCTTACTAGTGTGTATAAGATTATTGCAAAAGTTCTAGCTTCACGGCTGCAGCTTGTTATGGATAAGCTGATCTCTCCGGTGCAATGTGCTTATATTCATGGCAGACAAATCATTGATGGCACTCTTATTGCCAATGAACTGGTAGAATCTAGACTTCGATCTGTAATTCCGGGAATTATTTGTAAaattgatcttgagaaggcttTTGATAGAATCAATTGGAGGTACCTTGAATTCGTACTTCTGAAAATGGGGTTCAGTAGGAAGTGGTGTAATTGGCTGAGGTTTTTTTATTCAACTTCTTCTTTCTCGGTTATTATTAATGGATCTTCTTTCGGTTATTTCACTAGTTCTAGAGGCGTGAGACAAGGCTTTCCAGTTTCTCCTCTTTTATTCAACATTGTCATGGAAGGTTTTTCAAGGTATATTGATAGGGTTGATAATCAAGGCCTTAATAGTGGTTTTTCTGTAGCTCCTACTGGTATTGTGGTCAATCACCTTCATCATGCAGATGACACAATTTTCTTCTTAAAGGATAACAAGGAAGAACTCCATAACctgttttcagcattatattgtttCGAATATATAGCTGGGCTAAAGGTAAATACCCTGAAAACCAGACTTGTTGCCGTGGGAGTAGTTCCAGACTTAACTCTTTGGGCTGAAGAATTAGGTTGTTCACTAGACAATCTACCTTTTATGTACTTGGGAATGCCGCTTGGTGCCAAATATAACTCCATCAGAATTTCGGACCCTATCATCGAAAAGTTTGACGCTAGACTTTCAGTTTGGAGGCGTATTCGAGGGGAG GCCCCAAGCTCTGTCATCaagattcttgaaaagaagatgcgtaattttctttgggaatataaagaTGGGGCAAAATTATCACATTTAGTTAATTGGGATATAGTTCGTGCTAATAAAAATAGAGGTGGTCTAGGTGTGTGCAACCTAAAAATCATGAATTTAGCTTTGTTAGCTAAATGGTGTTGGAGATTTGGGGTTGAAAAGAGTAAGCTTTGGTATAGAATTATagaagataaatatggaaaagatTTTTCCTTTTGGGTTCCCGGAAAAGTCAGTCAATCCTATGGGGTCTCTTGTTGGCGGGCAATAGTTGAGTCGGGAGGCTTCATTAGTGATCATTCGAATTTATTTCTACATTCTGGAACTGTCATTACCTTTTGGAATGACTACTGGTGCGGGCATCAACCTCTATCTTCTATTTGTCCTAAGTTGTTCAAGCTAACCAGAAATAAAAATGCTTGTATTGCTGACATGATTTCTAGTGAAGGAAATTGGCAGTTCGATTTCAGGCGGGTCCTTTCATATGCAGAGGCTCAAGAATATGGAATGCTCATTGCAACCATTGGTGATATCCCCCCTGTTCGTGACGGTTTAACAGACACAAGGAGGTGGAAACTGCATCCCTCTGGTGTGTTTACTGTCAAATCATTGGACTCTCAATTAGTGGCAGAAAATGGCGTGCCTCACTTTCCTACTCATTTCATCTGGCAGCAGGCAATCCCTCCAAAGATATGTCTTCTTATGTGGTGTTTGGTTCACGGCAAGTTGAACACTATAGATACGCTACAACGGAAACATATGTCTCTTCATAATGACTGTGCTTTGTGTGGTGGAGGAGAGGAGTCACAGAATCATCTTTTTCTTCACTGTAAGATTGCATACAAGATTTGGTGCAACTTAACACCAACAACAGGTTGGTCTTGGGTTTTGCCGGGATCAATGAGAGCCTTGGAAGATACCTGGATCACTCAGCACTTCTCTCAATCAGGAAACTACATCTGGAATTTAATCCCAGCAGCTATCGTTCACACAATCTGGAAAGAAAGAAATTGTAGAAGGTTTGAGCCTACACACCTCTTCAAAACTGATAATGATCTCATTTTGGAAGTCAAGACTTTAGTTCTAACTTGGGATGAGGCTGCAGGTTATAGGGTTCATCAGAACTGCTCCTATACGGTTCTGTCTAATTGGGAGGCATTATTTTTGTAA